In Microbacterium sp. SLBN-146, one genomic interval encodes:
- the rsmA gene encoding 16S rRNA (adenine(1518)-N(6)/adenine(1519)-N(6))-dimethyltransferase RsmA — protein sequence MPVTLLGASEIRSLAADLDVTPTKKLGQNFVVDANTVRKIVQVARVVEGDRVVEVGPGLGSLTLAILERGASVTAVEIDHRLAERLPATARAHGVPDGALTVVDADALRVTALPGDPTVLVANLPYNVSVPVLLHFLETFPQLQRGVVMVQAEVGERLAAPPGSKVYGAPSVKAAWYGRWRLAGTVSRQVFWPVPNVDSVLVAFERNADARGTEEERRSTFRIVDAAFQQRRKMLRQALSASLGDSASASAVLEAAGVAPTARGEELSVEDFLRIARVL from the coding sequence TCGGCCAGAACTTCGTCGTGGACGCCAACACCGTCCGCAAGATCGTCCAGGTCGCTCGGGTCGTGGAGGGCGATCGAGTCGTCGAGGTCGGTCCCGGCCTCGGGTCCCTCACCCTTGCGATCCTCGAGCGCGGAGCATCCGTCACGGCTGTCGAGATCGATCACCGCCTCGCCGAGAGACTTCCCGCGACGGCGCGCGCCCACGGCGTTCCCGACGGTGCGCTCACGGTCGTCGATGCCGACGCACTGCGGGTGACCGCGCTTCCCGGCGATCCGACGGTGCTGGTCGCCAACCTTCCGTACAACGTCAGCGTCCCCGTCCTGCTGCACTTCCTCGAGACCTTCCCGCAGCTTCAGCGCGGGGTCGTCATGGTGCAGGCGGAGGTCGGCGAGCGGCTCGCGGCGCCGCCGGGCTCGAAGGTGTACGGCGCGCCGAGTGTCAAGGCGGCCTGGTACGGACGCTGGCGCCTCGCGGGAACCGTCTCCCGTCAGGTCTTCTGGCCCGTCCCCAATGTCGACAGCGTCCTCGTGGCGTTCGAGCGCAACGCTGACGCGCGGGGGACCGAGGAGGAGCGGCGGAGCACCTTCCGGATCGTCGATGCGGCCTTCCAGCAGCGGCGGAAGATGCTCCGACAGGCGCTCTCGGCATCGCTCGGCGATTCCGCCTCGGCATCCGCCGTTCTGGAAGCGGCGGGGGTCGCCCCGACGGCTCGCGGCGAGGAGCTCTCCGTCGAGGACTTCCTGCGCATCGCCCGCGTTCTCTGA